A genomic region of Antennarius striatus isolate MH-2024 chromosome 4, ASM4005453v1, whole genome shotgun sequence contains the following coding sequences:
- the si:dkey-12e7.4 gene encoding C-signal, with the protein MSGAVAFGGCGSVLVTGASRGIGLQIVESLAAGGFCPGKIIATARQPGSAQKLQELAEKHPNIHIITLDILDQESIEKCVENVGRLVQNDGLNCLINNAGLKAVDNLPTVTVDNMTQLFHTNAVAPLMISKAFLPLLKRAASRVGAGAARDMSIQRAAVINISSLMGSLQLTWGEHCKDKIWYPYRTSKSALNMVSRCMALELEPDGILCVAIHPGWVRTDMGGPQGQLSPEESISSILSVIGGLTENNHGSFLSFTGETLPW; encoded by the exons ATGAGTGGAGCCGTGGCGTTCGGAGGCTGTGGGTCGGTGCTGGTGACGGGGGCCAGCCGTGGAATCGGCTTGCAGATTGTTGAGAGTCTGGCGGCTGGAGGGTTCTGTCCCGGGAAGATCATCGCCACCGCCAGGCAACCCGGAAGCGCGCAG AAACTTCAGGAACTGGCAGAGAAACATCCAAATATTCATATAATCACTTTGG acaTACTGGACCAGGAGAGTATAGAGAAGTGTGTGGAGAATGTGGGACGGCTGGTGCAAAATGATGGTCTAAACTGCCTGATCAACAATGCGGGCCTCAAGGCCGTGGACAACTTGCCCACGGTGACAGTGGATAACATGACACAGCTCTTCCATACTAATGCTGTTGCCCCCCTAATGATCTCCAAG GCCTTCCTACCTCTGCTGAAACGAGCTGCGTCAAGAGTAGGAGCTGGTGCTGCACGCGATATGAGCATCCAGAGGGCAGCGGTGATCAACATATCCTCTCTGATGGGCTCTTTGCAGCTTACCTGGGGGGAGCACTGCAAGGACAAAATATGGTACCCCTACAGGACGTCTAAG AGTGCCCTGAACATGGTGAGCCGCTGTATGGCTTTAGAACTGGAGCCTGATGGGATTCTCTGTGTGGCAATCCACCCTGGATGGGTCCGTACCGACATGGGGGGGCCTCAG GGTCAACTGAGTCCAGAGGAGAGCATCTCCTCTATCTTGTCTGTGATCGGAGGACTGACTGAAAACAATCATGGGTCATTTCTGAGCTTCACTGGAGAGACATTGCCTTGGTAA